A DNA window from Setaria viridis chromosome 2, Setaria_viridis_v4.0, whole genome shotgun sequence contains the following coding sequences:
- the LOC117842645 gene encoding NADH dehydrogenase [ubiquinone] flavoprotein 1, mitochondrial gives MALRRALLRSAEISPDRKAAIEYFHSLSRAQPARSLNGAGLCPASRSFSTQAATTSSTPQPPPPPPPPEKTHFGGLKDEDRIFTNLYGLHDPFLKGAMKRGDWHRTKDLVLKGADWIVNEMKKSGLRGRGGAGFPSGLKWSFMPKVSDGRPSYLVVNADESEPGTCKDREIMRHDPHKLLEGCLIAGVGMRASAAYIYIRGEYVNERLNLEKARQEAYAAGLLGKNACGSGYDFDVHIHFGAGAYICGEETALLESLEGKQGKPRLKPPFPANAGLYGCPTTVTNVETVAVSPTILRRGPEWFASFGRKNNSGTKLFCISGHVNKPCTVEEEMSIPLKELLERHCGGVRGGWDNLLAVIPGGSSVPLLPKHICDDVMMDYDALKAVQSGLGTAAVIVMDKSTDVVDAIARLSYFYKHESCGQCTPCREGTPWLWMIMERLKVGNAKLEEIDMLQEVTKQIEGHTICALGDAAAWPVQGLIRHFRPELERRIRERAERELLAASA, from the exons atggCGCTGCGACGGGCGCTCCTCAGATCGGCCGAGATCTCCCCCGACCGCAAG GCTGCAATTGAGTACTTCCATTCTTTATCAAGGGCACAGCCTGCTCGATCTCTCAATGGTGCTGGCCTTTGCCCTGCTAGCAGATCATTTAGCACCCAGGCTGCTACTACATCAAGCACaccacagcctcctcctccaccaccccctCCAGAGAAGACTCACTTTGGTGGGCTCAAAGATGAGGACCGCATTTTTACCAACCTCTACGGTCTGCATGACCCTTTTCTTAAAGGTGCAATGAAGAGGGGTGATTGGCATAGGACCAAGGATTTGGTGCTTAAGGGGGCAGACTGGATAGTTAATGAAATGAAGAAATCAGGTCTCCGGGGACGTGGAGGTGCAGGTTTCCCCTCCGGTCTCAAATGGTCCTTTATGCCTAAGGTTTCAGATGGACGTCCTTCGTATCTTGTTGTTAATGCTGATGAGAGTGAGCCTGGAACTTGCAAAGATAGAGAAATCATGCGTCATGATCCCCACAAGCTTCTGGAAGGATGCCTTATTGCTGGAGTTGGAATGAGGGCGTCAGCTGCTTACATCTACATTAGAGGTGAATACGTGAATGAGCGTCTCAACCTTGAGAAAGCCCGGCAGGAAGCATATGCAGCTGGACTTCTTGGTAAGAATGCTTGTGGATCTGGTTATGATTTTGATGTGCATATTCATTTTGGTGCTGGTGCATACATCTGTGGTGAAGAGACTGCCCTACTTGAGAGCCTTGAAGGGAAGCAGGGCAAGCCTAGGCTGAAGCCACCTTTCCCAGCCAATGCTGGGCTTTATGGTTGCCCCACAACTGTGACAAATGTTGAAACTGTGGCTGTGTCCCCAACAATTCTTAGGCGTGGCCCAGAATGGTTTGCAAGCTTTGGGCGCAAGAACAACTCTGGAACCAAACTCTTCTGTATCTCAGGGCATGTGAACAAACCTTGCACCGTGGAGGAGGAAATGAGCATACCTCTGAAGGAGTTGCTCGAGAGGCACTGTGGAGGTGTGAGGGGAGGATGGGACAACCTGCTTGCTGTTATTCCTGGTGGTTCGTCTGTCCCCCTTTTACCAAAACACATATGTGATGATGTGATGATGGACTATGATGCACTGAAGGCTGTGCAGTCTGGATTGGGTACTGCAGCAGTTATCGTGATGGACAAATCTACAGATGTTGTTGACGCGATTGCTAGGCTGTCGTACTTCTACAAGCATGAGAGTTGTGGGCAGTGCACACCTTGCCGGGAAGGCACACCCTGGCTATGGATGATCATGGAGAGGCTCAAGGTTGGTAATGCAAAGCTGGAGGAAATTGATATGCTTCAGGAGGTCACAAAGCAAATCGAAGGTCATACTATCTGTGCTCTTGGGGATGCTGCGGCATGGCCTGTGCAGGGGCTTATCAGGCACTTCAGGCCAGAGCTGGAAAGGAGGATCCGCGAGCGAGCTGAAAGGGAGTTGCTGGCAGCTTCTGCATGA
- the LOC117845637 gene encoding protein DMP1: protein MEEGIKAEPKKEGAATDPAKGSTSTVGVMADATFKSIGDVLRLLPTATVIVYEVLNPIVTNTGDCHVGYKIATGILLGLCGFFCAFSTFTDSYVGADGKAKYGLVTPRGLLPFSDDGGAAAGEGRDFSKYRLRFADFVHSAFAVAVFAAVALLADANTVACFYPSLKDQQKKVVMALPVVVGAVASVVFIVFPCTRHGIGYPPSKPETSALASQ, encoded by the coding sequence ATGGAAGAAGGCATCAAAGCAGAGCCGAAGAAAGAAGGGGCAGCCACGGACCCGGCCAAGGGTTCGACGAGCACCGTGGGGGTCATGGCGGACGCGACGTTCAAGAGCATCGGCGACGTGCTCCGGCTGCTGCCCACGGCGACGGTGATCGTGTACGAGGTGCTCAACCCGATCGTGACTAACACCGGAGACTGCCACGTCGGGTACAAGATAGCCACGGGGATCCTCCTAGGCCTCTGCGGCTTCTTCTGCGCCTTCTCCACCTTCACCGACAGCTACGTGGGCGCCGACGGTAAGGCCAAGTACGGCCTCGTGACGCCCCGGGGCCTCCTCCCTTtctccgacgacggcggcgccgccgccggcgaggggcgggaTTTCTCCAAGTATCGGCTGCGGTTCGCGGACTTCGTGCACTCGGCCTTCGCCGTGGCCGTGttcgcggcggtggcgctgctcgCCGACGCCAACACGGTGGCCTGCTTCTACCCGTCGCTCAAGGACCAGCAGAAGAAGGTGGTCATGGCGCTGCCCGTCGTGGTCGGCGCCGTCGCCAGCGTCGTCTTCATCGTGTTCCCCTGCACGCGCCACGGGATCGGGTACCCGCCGTCCAAGCCCGAGACGAGCGCGCTGGCGTCGCAGTAG